From the Melanotaenia boesemani isolate fMelBoe1 chromosome 9, fMelBoe1.pri, whole genome shotgun sequence genome, the window CATGGTGCTGgctgaagctgctgtaggaTCCAGGAGGGTACAAGCCATACAGGAGCATCCTGTCAAACCTGCCAGCAGACGCAGGGCGGAAGCCACCCATCTGAACGCCTGGCACAAGCACAGTTGCCAACCCTTGTCCGAACCCCTGTCCAGACCCTGCCAGGTCAGGGTAGCCAAAATCTTCCGTCTGCTGCTGGTAGTTCCCCAGCTCAGCTTCCTTGACCACACTGGAGGTCTCTCCAGACTGGAGGGTAGGTCCACGTGGTGCAGGACGGGCTGAAGGAAGGTCACCGACGGCCTGTGTGCCAGCTGATCCAGCCTCGGAGAAAACGGTAGTAGGAACGGTCCACTGGGTTTCTAGGGAGAAAGTCAGGTTAAGCTGAGGTTTGTGCACATCAAGCAGATACTATGCTTGTTGTCATGGAGCAGATTAGCCAGTATTCCTGGTCAGTCAGGTAAACCAGGCTTCATATTGTACCTGGTTCATCCTGGGTTCCAGCATTGTATTCTGCCACAGGCACATACAGCTGAGGGCTGGTGACGTATGCCGCCCCTGGCAGGCCGGCCATCAAGGTGCTTGCTGGACCCATTTGAGCCGCTGGAGACACACCAGCAGCTTGCACTGCAGCTGGAGAACCAGAGCTGCTGAATCCTGGAGCAGCCAGGACAGGCTGATACACACTGGAACTTGGCACATACGCACCCCCATAAGCACCTCCGACACCATGGTATGGTGCAGCTGCAAAGCTAGGGGCTCCTCCCTGGTAAGAGGTATAGCCAGCTGCAGGAtttgctccactgctgctgTGGCCCGTGGAGTGAGTCCCTGCATGAGTTTAACACAAGCTCAGCCAGCTGAACACACACTGTTTCACCATAGTGAACGATAGCTTACCTTTCTGGGGATAGCCACATGCTGCCACAGTCAACAAGGCAAAGATGGAAACTCTGAAAGCAATGAACAGAGAAGGGGGGGTCAATCAACAAGCATTTATTAGTCATTATCTGGAAAAGTCAGGTTTAAAATCTGCTGCATCCATACCTCAGGAAGAAGCCTGCAGTCACCATGGTGGAAATCAGCTGTGTCCACGCTGGAAAAGGTGAAGGTTTATAAATGCTGCCAGAGACGAGCCCAGACCAATCAGAGGTTAACGGCCAaacaacacacagctgctggtgGGTGGACGATGATAAAACTGGATCAGGCCTCAGCAGTTACCTGAAATGAAGGtcgatatttattttcttaaggACATCTACGTCCATGTTTACAGGAACACAGACATTGTGCAAATCTTTCAccactaaaacaaaacatcttgtCTGCATGGCACTGTTTCCAAAAACAGTCCAGATGGAACAAACAGACCTTCTGACTAGAACCAAACACTGTTGGGGGCGTGCAGAGCCAGCTGCTGGTGGAATTAATGACAGGCTGCACTGACTGGCTGTTGATGGAAACGAGAAGCTGACTGTTTATCCTACGACAATGGTCACTTTTCAAATGAACCGTTGCGCCATCATCACAAAGTCATGCTGTAGAAATATAAGATCAGACActcaaatcataataaaatgagTTTCTTCTGcattaataaatcaaataaagttaaaaaaataaataaataaaaaccaaccaacaaacaaacaaaaaaaacagttatcTAAATATGTAGTGATCATAACTCACCATCCGCGCACCAAGGACGGAACGGGCAGCCATTTTCCAAAaaatctgattggtcaggaggtggagcTTCACCTGCTCCGGAGCAGGTTAGCCCTTCAGTTTCCATGGTGATTTACCCAATAAGAAGTTAACCAGCAGTCCGGAAAACTGGGTTAACCTGAAGTTACctggaaaagagaaaatccagcttcctgATGCAGCCCTCAGGTTTTGTTGTAGTCCTACTACTACTTCTTCTACAGAACTCCAACCAGCAGCAGTGCTGCCTATACTGCCCCCCTGTGGTGCTCTACACAGCTGCGTTTCTTAACTTCAGACCAGTTTTGGAACCAaagttagtttacatttttatttttttttcagctttttgaaAAATCGCTTCAGATTTGGATGAAATCTGTGGATTTGGTCATAAACATTTTTGAAGTGGTTGGATGAGAGGATGGAGGAGAGATAATAATCAATCTGTTCCAATGAGCTCCCAAACAGGAGTTTAAACCATCAGGATGTTTTAGATCAGGACCTAAACGGTCAGCTTCATCATGTTTCTCGTCATCATCGAGTCTGAAGGAAATAAAAGTTGATCTTATTGTTTCATAGCAGGATGAATCACAACAGCTTCATCATGTTACTTCCTGTTTAAATCGTTTTTTTCTCAACTCCACTTTAATTAACAACCAAATGCTGATGTTTCTGGAAGTTTCTGAGTCTGCCTGGAAAACATCAGCCACAGCATGGAGAGAAAATCCAATCAGTTTCAGGTCTTGAACGCATCGTCCATGTTAAACAGAACCTCAGGATTTCTTTTGAAGGCTGTTATCTGATGAGCAGCAGGGCCGCTGATAGAGGCATTTATCCTCCCCTCCCCCCCAAATCTCATTTCCTCGTTGCTTTATTTTccctgttttcttgttttctgactttttttttttttttttttgcaattattgtttcctttctttgtgttcacgcctcttttattcttttcttcgGTTTCTTGCTTCACCTCCTTCatctatttttctccttttggtCTCATTTGTCCTGTTTCAGTTTctctcatttcatttcattttactggTTTATGTACAGCACAAACATTAGACCAGGTCAGAGCTTTAGTTTCCATCTGCAGAGATTTAAAGGGATTTGGTAGAAAACGtagaaagaaatgaaataaaagcataagAATGAAAAAGAAGGTTAAAAACAGTGTAAAAGTGCATTTCTTCTCCTGTCTGCTTGCTTCTTATCTCCCCCGTTAATGAGTCACATCGCTGGTATGTCAGGTTGTGAATTAGATTCCTAATTGTTGCTGCAGTTTAACTGACCTGCTGTCAGATTACAGGTTAACTCAGCCGAGCGGGCGGTCAGGCGCGTGTCTGTGCGCGCGTGCGTACCGCTCACATCTCAGTTTTAATAAAGGTgagttattattgttgttattaatgACGTCATTAATACGCTGATGTACAACTACTACAGGGTTCGTGATGCGGTCTGCGCGTGCAGTCTCAGGTGAGTCTGCTGGATCACGTCCCCTTGAAGGCCCCGCTGACGGCTCGAGCCGGATCCACGGCGTCTCTGATTGGACAAACCCATCtgtcatcacacacacacacacacacacacacacacacacacacacacacacacacacacacacacacacacacacaaactattaTACGTGCACCCACGCTTCCACACGTGCACACCAGCCCGCTTCAATCTCTCCGGACCCTCATTTCATCAAGACCTGCTGCACGCGGAGCCGCGACGCCTCTTCTCTACCGGCGTTTGCGCTTTTTGGAAAAGTCTCGCGCGCGCAGCACGCGCCGCAGGAATATTTCAGCGCTCTCATCCTCGGTGAGTTTCAGATGGAAAGCAGACGTTGATGGACGCGCGCGCGGACAGGTTGATGTTCCCCTGCAGGCAGACAGGAGCGCGCGCCGGGTGGAAACTACAGGTCGCTTTATAACAaaactagtttttattgttttgtttaattattattattgttgttgttgttaaacgAGCTTCGACGTTCGTGGAAAAGGTAAAATGTCAGTAATTTGCATCCTGCAGCTGCtgtgaaacaaaaaagtttgaagactgaaattttaaaaatgagccAAAATGTCATGAATGtcaacaaatctaaaatttagattttgctGCAGCTTTAGTtacatttgcatttgtttgaatgtgtgtgaagGCTCCCAGGGTTGGAAAATCTGTCTGAATCTGAGGTTTTCTAACACACGTCATctgttttagttaaaaagatcatttagttggacattttcatctttaggTAACATATTTATGATCATCTCAGTATGAAGAGATCAGGGTCATCTGGATTATTAGTTcattataaaacttttttttgatgattgtttaaagtttaaataacatttagtgcAATTTAAACTTCTATGTTCATAACTATTTAACT encodes:
- the LOC121646305 gene encoding uncharacterized protein LOC121646305; this translates as MVTAGFFLRVSIFALLTVAACGYPQKGTHSTGHSSSGANPAAGYTSYQGGAPSFAAAPYHGVGGAYGGAYVPSSSVYQPVLAAPGFSSSGSPAAVQAAGVSPAAQMGPASTLMAGLPGAAYVTSPQLYVPVAEYNAGTQDEPETQWTVPTTVFSEAGSAGTQAVGDLPSARPAPRGPTLQSGETSSVVKEAELGNYQQQTEDFGYPDLAGSGQGFGQGLATVLVPGVQMGGFRPASAGRFDRMLLYGLYPPGSYSSFSQHHEAGKDYSQAIHYLKEHVTESHGSGQQKKFFQGAH